Proteins from a genomic interval of Quercus lobata isolate SW786 chromosome 11, ValleyOak3.0 Primary Assembly, whole genome shotgun sequence:
- the LOC115966307 gene encoding uncharacterized protein LOC115966307: MRWFNGLRANSIESFKKLTRAFGARFITCSRVPQSLGSLLSMSIREGETLKTYSDRYREMFNEIEGEHDDVAISTFKPGLLADYDLRKSLTSKPVTSVHQLIDRIDKYRRVEEDQLQGKGKTRVIPQERKDFRSDRYNSNRPRKDFVGQSGSVDTQVVNAVFREPM, from the coding sequence atgagatggttcaatggtttgAGAGCCAATTCTATTGAGTCCTTCAAAAAGCTTACCCGGGCTTTTggcgctcgctttattacatgtAGCAGGGTTCCTCAGTCTTTAGGATCCTTGCTGTCTATGTCCATacgagagggcgagactctaaAAACTTATTCAGACAGGTACAgggaaatgtttaatgaaatagaagGAGAACATGATGATGTGGCCATAAGTACTTTCAAACCTGGCCTCCTAGCCGATTAtgatttaaggaaatccctAACTAGTAAACCTGTTACCAGCGTACACCAATTGATAGATAGGATTGATAAATACAGAAGAGTAGAAGAGGACCAACttcaaggaaaaggaaagactAGGGtaatccctcaggagaggaaggatttcaggtcggaccgttACAACAGTAATCGACCTCGGAAAGACTTCGTCGGGCAATCAGGTTCTGTGGACACCCAGGTGGTTAATGCAGTGTTTCGGGAGCCGATGtag